TGAAACAATTAAAGAAATTCAAAGGTGCATCCCTGCACATATCAAATACACCCTTCAAAAAAACAATCAAAAGAGGAACGAAAATAAAAACCAAACTCGACCTAACAAAAGACCCAAACGTGAGAAAAAGACTTAAATGGATTCAACATTACGAAAAACACCAAAATGCAAGACTAACCTGCAGATACTTCGGAATAAGTCCAACCACCTTCTACAAGTGGAAAAATAGATACAAAAAGTACGGTTTAGAAGGCCTCAAAGACAGAAACAAAAGACCTCACAGAGTAAGACAACCTCAGATAGAACCAGAACTTGAACTTCTCATAATCACAGTGAGGGAAAAATTCCCTACCTGGAGCAAAGAAAAAATATCAGTCTTTATAGAAAAATACCTCAACATAAAAGTCTCTCCTTCAACCATCTACAGAGTTTTAAAGAGAAACAATCTAATAGAAAGAACCAGAAAACTCACATGGAACTTTAAGAAAAGAAAACAAATAGGGAAAAAGAACCGCACCAGAAGAGGACTTAGAGCCGATAAACCCGGAACAGTCCTCATAGACGTCAAATACCTCTACTGGTGCGGAAAAACC
The window above is part of the Balnearium lithotrophicum genome. Proteins encoded here:
- a CDS encoding helix-turn-helix domain-containing protein — translated: MKQLKKFKGASLHISNTPFKKTIKRGTKIKTKLDLTKDPNVRKRLKWIQHYEKHQNARLTCRYFGISPTTFYKWKNRYKKYGLEGLKDRNKRPHRVRQPQIEPELELLIITVREKFPTWSKEKISVFIEKYLNIKVSPSTIYRVLKRNNLIERTRKLTWNFKKRKQIGKKNRTRRGLRADKPGTVLIDVKYLYWCGKT